The Alphaproteobacteria bacterium genome contains a region encoding:
- the hemA gene encoding 5-aminolevulinate synthase — translation MHYQDYFRAALNDIHQEGRYRYFAPLERIAGDYPMAYLTSEEQRKKVAIWCSNDYLGLGQNPKVIEHMKKALNLYGARAGGTRNISGTSTLHRELEHQLAQAHDRDAALLFTSGYAANEATLSTLLRYMPGVVVFSDECNHASIIHGIRISGVQKEVFKHNNVYDLEQKLAKYDQNTPKIIVFESLYSMDGDFAPVSKICDLAEKYNCLTYVDEVHAVGIYGHSGMGYVEKIKKNHRIDILQANFGKAFGIIGGYITANSTLIDFIRSCAPPFIFTTALPPAIVSGIQKSLELIQNNTMMRNDLWSVVNYTKSCLQKAGFIFLDSNSHIIPLIVGDARLCKKVTDRLLEKHNIYVQPINYPTVPRGTERLRLTPNPTHTPEMVHALVEACLETWQFFTLPLQKKSA, via the coding sequence ATGCATTATCAAGACTATTTCCGTGCTGCATTAAATGACATCCATCAAGAGGGGCGTTATCGTTATTTTGCGCCACTTGAACGAATTGCTGGTGATTATCCAATGGCCTATCTTACATCAGAAGAGCAGCGTAAGAAAGTCGCCATCTGGTGCAGCAATGATTACTTGGGGCTAGGTCAGAATCCCAAAGTCATCGAACACATGAAAAAGGCCCTTAATCTTTACGGTGCCCGTGCCGGTGGTACGCGTAACATTAGTGGCACCAGCACTTTACACCGAGAGCTTGAGCACCAATTAGCCCAAGCGCATGATCGTGACGCTGCCTTGTTGTTTACTTCCGGGTATGCAGCTAATGAAGCAACCCTCTCAACACTGTTACGCTATATGCCGGGCGTTGTGGTGTTTTCAGATGAATGCAACCATGCCTCAATTATCCATGGTATTCGCATCAGCGGCGTTCAAAAAGAGGTTTTTAAGCATAATAATGTCTATGATTTAGAGCAAAAACTGGCTAAATATGATCAAAATACCCCTAAAATAATTGTTTTTGAGTCACTTTATTCCATGGATGGAGATTTTGCTCCGGTGTCTAAGATTTGCGATTTAGCAGAAAAATATAATTGCCTCACATACGTTGACGAAGTACATGCCGTTGGTATTTATGGTCATTCGGGTATGGGTTATGTTGAAAAAATCAAGAAAAACCATCGGATAGATATTTTACAAGCCAACTTTGGTAAAGCGTTTGGCATCATCGGTGGTTATATTACCGCAAACAGCACGTTGATTGATTTCATTCGATCCTGCGCGCCGCCGTTTATTTTTACCACAGCCTTACCTCCTGCGATTGTTAGTGGCATCCAGAAGAGTCTTGAATTAATTCAAAACAACACGATGATGCGTAATGATTTATGGTCTGTTGTGAACTATACAAAAAGCTGTCTTCAAAAAGCAGGATTTATCTTTTTAGATAGCAACAGCCACATTATTCCCTTGATTGTTGGCGATGCACGTTTGTGTAAAAAAGTGACCGATCGGTTGCTTGAAAAGCATAATATCTATGTTCAGCCAATTAATTATCCCACTGTTCCAAGGGGAACAGAGCGGCTTCGTCTTACACCCAATCCCACGCATACACCTGAAATGGTTCATGCATTGGTTGAGGCATGCCTAGAAACGTGGCAATTTTTCACGCTGCCTTTGCAGAAAAAGTCGGCTTAG